TACTGTATTTAAAGCAGAAGCAGCAAAAATTGGCACCTTTGATTTCCTAGCACAGGGTACATTATATCCCGATGTCATTGAATCTGTATCTACAAAAGGGCCTTCCGATACCATTAAAAGCCACCATAACAGAGTGCCTGAAGTACTTGAGTTGATAAAAGAAGGCAAGGTAATAGAACCATTGAAAGAGTTATTCAAAGATGAAGTGCGTGAATTAGGCAGGCAGCTTGGTATGCCTGAAGAACTGATACAAAGGCATCCATTCCCAGGCCCTGGACTTGCCATACGTATCATTGGAGAAGTAACAAAAGAAAGATTAGCAATTTTAAGGGAAGCTGACGATATTCTCATCGAAGAGATAAAAAAAGCTGACTATTACACAAAGCTTTGGCAGGCATTTGCAGTGTTTTTGCCCATAAAATCTGTAGGAGTTATGGGCGATAAGCGAACCTACGAAAATGTCATCGCGCTACGAGCAGTAACTTCACTTGATGCCATGACTGCTGACTGGGCATATTTGCCAGAAGATTTAATGCGAAGGATTTCAACACGCATTATCAATGAGGTCAAAGGCGTTAACAGGGTAGTGTACGATATTTCATCCAAGCCACCATCAACCATAGAATGGGAATAAAAATTTGTATCACCACTTGACAAAATATAAAATAATCATTATATTTTAAAATTAAATTATATTCTTAATTACAATGACTATTATAATATGACAAAACCATAATGAAATTTAAATATTTTATTTAAGGAGGACTCCACGTTACATGCTATTGCGTGAATATGATGCTGAAGCAATTAAAGACGAAATTGCACAATGTGTGGCTCAAAATGTATTTGAATCAGAGAAGGACAGCTATAAAAAAGCAATTGAACTTCTTCATGAGTTGTTTACTATTGCAGGTGGCAATTTTAATAAACCTGATTATGAGTCAATATTAAAAGTGTTAAAGTTAATTGCTGCTCGCCAGCTTAAAAAAGGAAAAGATACAAAAAAAATAGCAGAAAAATTCAAGGAGATAGCAAAAAAAATTGAATCAGTAGCAGTATATACGTAATCAACGCATTCGTTTGTACCGCTGTAATTCTCTATCAGATTCACGCTTCTTTATATCATGTCGTTTGTCATACTGGGTTTTGCCTCGAGCAAGTCCCAGTAATACTTTTACTTTTCCATTTTTCCAGTACAGCTTCAGCGGAACAAGCGTGAGACCTTTTTCCTGTTGTTTGCCTGTCAAACGCTTTATTTCCTGTTTGTGCAGCAATAGTTTACGTACTCTCAACGGGTCGTGATTAAAGATATTACCCGCTTCATAGGGTGATATATTCATACCATACAGGAACGCTTCGCCATCCTTAATACGAGCATAAGAATCCTGTATGTTCACTTTTTTTTGCCGCAGTGATTTTACTTCAGTCCCTTTTAACACTATGCCTGCTTCTAATGTATCAAGTATCTCATACTCAAAGCGTGCTTTTTTGTTGACTACTATTTCTTTTTCCTCTTTCATACACCCTTATTTTTCTTAACATTGTTGAGTAGTTTTCATTGTCGCTTAAATAGTGGTATTGCTGTACCAACACCTATAAGCAGTGTTCCAAGCCACACAAGCCATACTAAACGTTTAAATGATATATCAACAATAACAGAATCTGCAGGTACAGTTGCATTGCGTGGTGGATCAATATGAAGCACAATTATTTTTTCATGTATATCAAAGTCCATTAATGTAACAGTGCGATCAGTACCCGGTATAATCGCTGGGATAGATTGTTTGTTATTGTTAGCAAACTGAACTCCTGGCTTCACCGTGTATCGTGTTCCCTTATACACAACCATACACTCAGCATATACTTTGGCATTCCCCTGCATCATTGCCGCACGGTCAATATCAAAACCATCAAAGCGAATTGTAAGATCAACAAACTGCTGTACAGCACCCTTTGACACCATAACTTGCGTGAGCTTGTCATGACCACGAATATATTCAACCGGCGATATATACACATCATATCCAATAGAATAATCAATGTAAGGTTCTCTGAACAGCTGGTTTGTACGTGTATCAATAAAATACGGAGTCTGTATCACATACGACGAGTTACCATATTCATAGTTAAATACAATGCTAGTCTTTTCAGCTTCTTGTGTCATCCCTAACAGCTGCAATGTTACCGGAGGAATTGACTTTTTCTCGCCCCGGCTTATCTCTACATGATGCTCAAGAGATTGTGTGTATGAGGTAATAATACCCACTATCATAACAGCAACTCCAATATGTGCAATCCGTGCTGGCAGACCAACAGGAATATGTGGTAAAAAACCTTTGATATTAGAAAATATTACAATAAACGATAATGTCATCAATGCAAATGGGATAATTGTAATCCTATGACCAATGTAAATAATGCTGGATGCCAATACAGCACATATGCCAATTACTACTGCCCTAGTAACTTTTGGTGGTTTAATAAATGGTACCAGTATGAGCAATAGTACTACTAAAAATGCAATTGGCCTTGCAATGCTGGTATAGTATGTTTGTTGAACCGTTGATGATTGACCTAACATATCAGTGATAAGAGGCATACAGGTGCCAATACAAACGAATGCAGCAAAAAATACTAACACAGCAATACCGTACACAAGTACATTGTCCCGTGATAGTACACTCGTGCTCAGCTCTTTTCCCTTTGCTTCATTCTTGCGGTAAAACAGCAAACCTATGCTTACCATTATGATAGTAACAATAAAAAAAAGCAGATCAGTAAAATGCCCGGCACCACTGAATGAATGCACCGAAAAATCGGAAAGGATTCCGCTGCGGGTTAAAAACGTACCAAATAGTATCAATATAAAAGTAACTATCGCCAAAACAAGATTACAACGAATAAGCGCAGAATGCCATTTCTGCAGCAATAATCCATGTAAAAGTGCAATGCTCGTTAGCCATGGTATCAGTGAGGAGTTTTCAACAGGATCCCATCCCCAATATCCTCCCCAGCCAAGTACTTTATATGCCCAATAGCCACCTAAAAAATTCCCTGCACCAAGCAATAAAACCGTTGCAACAACAAAGCGATAAGAGGAAAGCAAAACAGAGTAGTTATTGTATATAAGTGCTATCAGCGCATAGACAAATGGTACCGCAGCAACTGCATACCCCAAAAACATAACCGGCGGATGAATCACCATCCAAAAATCCTGCAATAGTGGGTTTAGACCATTACCATCGGCAGGTCTTACTCCCGGTGTAAAACCGGTAACCGTATTCCACACAAGTGTAAATGGATTATTATTAACAATGTGCACAATAAATATAAGCGATACCAGCCCTACAAGTGTAAGCCTCACTACTTCATAGTTATCCTTTTTTTGTAATACTGCAATACCAGTACACATAATAAAAAAAGCCCACAGTACAAATGAGCCCTCCTGACCTGCCCACAGTGCTGCAATCCTGTATACCAGTGGCAAATCAACTGAAGAATGGTTATATACATAGGTAAATTCAAACCAGTTGGCAATAAAGCCAGCAATCAGTATTCCAAGCATTATTCCCACAACAGCAGTTGCACTGATGTAAAAATATTTTGCAAGTTTCAATAATGATCCCTTTTTAAAGGATTGTACTGAGAATACAAGTGATGCTGCCACAAGTACAGCACTAAGCCATGGTAAGTGATATACTATAGAATACATTATTTATTCTCCCTGGTATATTTTGAAGGGCATTTAACTAAAATTTTATCAGCTTCAAAGATGTGTGTATCTTTGTTAAATCTGCCAATTGCAACAACACTTGTTGCATGTTCAAAATTAAGCGGTTTTGAACCCCTGTGAATAATGTGCAAGCGCTGTGAATGTTCATCTTCAATGTAAAATGCAAATCCTTCCGGAGTATTTACAACAGGTATTGATTTTACTAAATTCCCAATGACCTGTACGTATGCAGAACCACTTTTTGCCTCTTCAAATGGTACATACGGTGTTAAAAGTCCCTTGAATGAAAAGAGCGCCACACACGCACTTACTACAATAATCACAATGATTACAATACTACTTTTTTTCATTGAGCCTCTTTTCTAATTTGTTTACTTTAGTATGAAGAAGTATTAAATAACATACAATTCCCAGCCATACCACCACCGAAACTGTAAATAGCACCGTAGTTTGTTCAATACCTGTGATTGCATGAGCGATAGTTACCAGATAAAAATTCTTCATGATTTATCCTCATTTAGTAAATATTCTAGCATCATCATCCTTGAAAACAAACGTAGTATGATAGCATACAATATGGTAAATGACACCACCGATAAAATTAAAACCAGTCGCATATCAGTATCAAAATGTATTTGTCCACCTGTATTTATTATGGGGTCAGGATGCAATGATGGATACATTCGTGGAGCAACAAATATCAAAAAGGGTGATGCAACAAATGCAATAATCAAATATACACTTTCAAGCATTGGCGCCTGTGCAGGGTTTGTTACTATCTGATGCAAACTGAAATAGGCAATATACATTAACAGCAATAACACAATTGAAGTTTGGCGGGGGTCCCAGTTCCAATAACTTCCCCACATAACTTTTGCCCACAGTGAACCTGTTATTACAGTAAGTATACAAAAGAAAAAACCAATATGTACTGAGCTTCGTGCATAATGAATATATACAATCTTCTTTTTCCGCACATACTGTATTGCAGCCCACCCTGCAACAGCAAATGCAAGAGTAGCAACCCATGCCAATGGCACATGAAGGTACACAATCCTGCTGGTTTCACCCAGTATGGATGCAGGCGGTACCCACATGAAAATACAATACAAAGATAAAAGCATTAATAGTGCATCAATTATTATTAAAATCATTGGTACTCCACATTGAAAAAATTCATCCAGTTAAAACTGTCGCCATATATGGGGAAACAGCATATATGATACCACCCCAAGCAATACCGAAAATGCAAGTAGAAAAAGTATAGCGCTATAAGAAGAAAAAATCACTTTTGAAAAGCACTGTGATGTTGTTTTTATTACCACAGTTATAATTGGGAGGGTAATAGGAAAAGATAATATGGTAAAAAGTCCTCCACGAGCTTGTGCAATTGCTGTTATTGCCGCAATGATGGTGGTACATACTGCCAACGCCACGCTTCCTGTCAAAAGTACCAGTGCAAAATCCCTCACGTTAAATACAAAAACATCCATAACAAATAGATACAGCAATCCTGTAACAATGGCAACTGCAACCATAACTATACAGTTTATTAGTAGTTTGGATACAAATATAATTTCAGCACTGTAGTACATAAGATTGAATAACGCTGTTCCTTCTTCTATTTCCCTATAAAATATATGTGACAAAGTATTCATACCAGAAAAGAATATAATAACCCACAACAGTATGGAATGTACCACTGGGGTGCCAGCAATACCTCCTGAAGCAAATCCAATTGATACTGTCACAATAACACTGAACGAAAGTATAAGCGAAATAACAATTCTACTTCTAAAATCAATCTGGATATCTTTTACAATATTACGCAAAATTGCTTTTATCAAGCACAATACTCCTATGGCAAAGATTTGCTTCCCTGCTGTCATTTGTTGCAATTATGATAACGGTGAAGGGTTTTATTTCCTCAATCATTTCAAAAAGGATTTTTTTTGCAGCATCATCTAAGTTTGATCCCGGTTCATCAAGCAATACTACATCCGGCTTTTTTGCCAGTGCCATCGCTATCTTACAGCGTTGCACCATGCCAGTTGAGTATTCATGCAAAACTTTATCTTTATGCTTGTAAATATCCAGACGCTTTAAAAGCTCTACAGTGGCATCATTTACAGAGCCAAATGCAAACATAATATTCTCTATTGCTGTCAGATTGTTGTAACATTGTATATAGGGTGCAACAATACCTACATGCCGTCTACATACATCACTATTGATTCTTTTGTGACCATTGTAATATTCCACATAGCCGCTATCAGGTAGCACAATAGTGCCAATAATTTTAAGCAACGTTGATTTTCCACTGCCGTTTGGACCCATTATGGCAAGTGATTGCCCTTGTGTAAGCTCAAAGGTAATACCTTTAAACAAGGTATGAGTGTATCGTTTTGTAAGATTAAAAGCTTTTATTGTTATCACTCTTACCTACAGTTGTATATCCTTTTTGGCAGTTGCCATTTCTATGATTGGTAATTTTATAGCCTTGTCTTTCATAATATCATCCACCGTTTTCTGATCAGCCAATCGGTACAGCAATCGTGCATTAATTGTATATCTACCCTTCAATCCTTTTGGAAGTATTATCGTATTGGTAACTGATTCCTTTGGCAAAATACGGTTATCAAACAGTATTTCCTTTGCTTTTGCTATGTTTGCCACTGGTTTTCCGGTGCCATCACCAAATATTGTTTTAAAGATTATAGTATTATCAGGCAGATAGCCCCTTTTATCAGCTTTTCCTATTGCATAGACCTCTTTACCGTATTGATTCACAATAATTATTTCTAGCCACATCTGCCGTACATCAGTAAGCCCTGTGGGAAGTTTGTGTCCAGCACCTGTATTGGTAACTGTGACGGCGATAGTTCCTGATGAAAGATCGCGCGCATCAATGATAATGGAAGCTGCATTCTTTAAACGCTCCTGGGCCATTTGGCCTTTGACTTTATCATTAAATAATCCTGGAATTACACTGTTGCCGCCTACAAAATAGTGCGTAAAAATATGATCGCGCTGTGGGCCCCCAAAAGCAGCAAAGCCAGGATTGTTGGGACGTGGTGTGGAACCGGTAGCTGGCACTCCTGGCCTGTGGTACATATGGCAGCCCTGACAGGGAACAGTTGTTTTTTCATCACCGGTATTGTAGGGGCTTTTACTCCACTCCTCAAAGGTGGTTTCAAGCTTTGTGCCATACACAACATGGCGCACATCATGGCAGGTGCCGCAAAATGCAGCCTGTGTATGGAATTTTGAATATGCGGCCTGATGCCAATCAGGGTTTGAATCCTTAAACGGCCCACGTTTTACACCAGGGTCAGCTTCACCATTGCCCGGCTTATAAGTAAAATGAGCATTATAGTTTTTCTTTGCATCAACAATGACATGGCAATAATCGCACTGTATGCCTTCTTTTGTGATTTCAGGCAAATCTTTTTCTATTGCAAGCTCTTCAGTCACTGTAAGGGGTTTTCCTGTGATATACCCTACCGGTATATGGCATTTCACGCAGCTTTCTGCCTCTTCCAGTTCATCTTTGTTAACAGTATTTTGTTTTTTTATATCATTCAAATAAAATGCAGCAAACTCTTTATAAATGATATCCTTTTGTGCAAGGTTATGCATGGAATTTTTCCACTGCTCATAAATTTCATCATGGCACCCACCGCAAGTTGCCGGGTTAATAAATTGAGCCAATTTGTAATGTGGTGTGGATTGACAGCCTACAAAGAATGCATACCCTGTTAATGTAATAATGATAATTAAAATTATTACCTTTGACTTCATGAACACTCCTCCAGGAATGTGATTAATTATTATCTTCACCCTCACGACCATCTCCCAGTAAAGGTGAGAGGCTGCTTACTCTAAGGACTGTCCTACAAGAAAACCTCAGCACAATAGGTGAGGCGACGAACATATTTATCATATCTGTACCTGCACAAATATTACCAGGAGTAAGTCTATAAAAATAACGATTACACAATTTAGCCATAAAACAAAAATGTCAACAATGTTTACTCCTTAGCAATATGGATA
The DNA window shown above is from Spirochaetota bacterium and carries:
- the smpB gene encoding SsrA-binding protein SmpB: MKEEKEIVVNKKARFEYEILDTLEAGIVLKGTEVKSLRQKKVNIQDSYARIKDGEAFLYGMNISPYEAGNIFNHDPLRVRKLLLHKQEIKRLTGKQQEKGLTLVPLKLYWKNGKVKVLLGLARGKTQYDKRHDIKKRESDRELQRYKRMR
- the ccsA gene encoding cytochrome c biogenesis protein CcsA, whose product is MYSIVYHLPWLSAVLVAASLVFSVQSFKKGSLLKLAKYFYISATAVVGIMLGILIAGFIANWFEFTYVYNHSSVDLPLVYRIAALWAGQEGSFVLWAFFIMCTGIAVLQKKDNYEVVRLTLVGLVSLIFIVHIVNNNPFTLVWNTVTGFTPGVRPADGNGLNPLLQDFWMVIHPPVMFLGYAVAAVPFVYALIALIYNNYSVLLSSYRFVVATVLLLGAGNFLGGYWAYKVLGWGGYWGWDPVENSSLIPWLTSIALLHGLLLQKWHSALIRCNLVLAIVTFILILFGTFLTRSGILSDFSVHSFSGAGHFTDLLFFIVTIIMVSIGLLFYRKNEAKGKELSTSVLSRDNVLVYGIAVLVFFAAFVCIGTCMPLITDMLGQSSTVQQTYYTSIARPIAFLVVLLLILVPFIKPPKVTRAVVIGICAVLASSIIYIGHRITIIPFALMTLSFIVIFSNIKGFLPHIPVGLPARIAHIGVAVMIVGIITSYTQSLEHHVEISRGEKKSIPPVTLQLLGMTQEAEKTSIVFNYEYGNSSYVIQTPYFIDTRTNQLFREPYIDYSIGYDVYISPVEYIRGHDKLTQVMVSKGAVQQFVDLTIRFDGFDIDRAAMMQGNAKVYAECMVVYKGTRYTVKPGVQFANNNKQSIPAIIPGTDRTVTLMDFDIHEKIIVLHIDPPRNATVPADSVIVDISFKRLVWLVWLGTLLIGVGTAIPLFKRQ
- a CDS encoding cytochrome c maturation protein CcmE, whose product is MKKSSIVIIVIIVVSACVALFSFKGLLTPYVPFEEAKSGSAYVQVIGNLVKSIPVVNTPEGFAFYIEDEHSQRLHIIHRGSKPLNFEHATSVVAIGRFNKDTHIFEADKILVKCPSKYTRENK
- a CDS encoding CcmD family protein translates to MKNFYLVTIAHAITGIEQTTVLFTVSVVVWLGIVCYLILLHTKVNKLEKRLNEKK
- the ccsA gene encoding cytochrome c biogenesis protein CcsA, which produces MILIIIDALLMLLSLYCIFMWVPPASILGETSRIVYLHVPLAWVATLAFAVAGWAAIQYVRKKKIVYIHYARSSVHIGFFFCILTVITGSLWAKVMWGSYWNWDPRQTSIVLLLLMYIAYFSLHQIVTNPAQAPMLESVYLIIAFVASPFLIFVAPRMYPSLHPDPIINTGGQIHFDTDMRLVLILSVVSFTILYAIILRLFSRMMMLEYLLNEDKS
- a CDS encoding heme exporter protein CcmB, translated to MIKAILRNIVKDIQIDFRSRIVISLILSFSVIVTVSIGFASGGIAGTPVVHSILLWVIIFFSGMNTLSHIFYREIEEGTALFNLMYYSAEIIFVSKLLINCIVMVAVAIVTGLLYLFVMDVFVFNVRDFALVLLTGSVALAVCTTIIAAITAIAQARGGLFTILSFPITLPIITVVIKTTSQCFSKVIFSSYSAILFLLAFSVLLGVVSYMLFPHIWRQF
- a CDS encoding ABC transporter ATP-binding protein produces the protein MITIKAFNLTKRYTHTLFKGITFELTQGQSLAIMGPNGSGKSTLLKIIGTIVLPDSGYVEYYNGHKRINSDVCRRHVGIVAPYIQCYNNLTAIENIMFAFGSVNDATVELLKRLDIYKHKDKVLHEYSTGMVQRCKIAMALAKKPDVVLLDEPGSNLDDAAKKILFEMIEEIKPFTVIIIATNDSREANLCHRSIVLDKSNFA
- a CDS encoding cytochrome c family protein translates to MKSKVIILIIIITLTGYAFFVGCQSTPHYKLAQFINPATCGGCHDEIYEQWKNSMHNLAQKDIIYKEFAAFYLNDIKKQNTVNKDELEEAESCVKCHIPVGYITGKPLTVTEELAIEKDLPEITKEGIQCDYCHVIVDAKKNYNAHFTYKPGNGEADPGVKRGPFKDSNPDWHQAAYSKFHTQAAFCGTCHDVRHVVYGTKLETTFEEWSKSPYNTGDEKTTVPCQGCHMYHRPGVPATGSTPRPNNPGFAAFGGPQRDHIFTHYFVGGNSVIPGLFNDKVKGQMAQERLKNAASIIIDARDLSSGTIAVTVTNTGAGHKLPTGLTDVRQMWLEIIIVNQYGKEVYAIGKADKRGYLPDNTIIFKTIFGDGTGKPVANIAKAKEILFDNRILPKESVTNTIILPKGLKGRYTINARLLYRLADQKTVDDIMKDKAIKLPIIEMATAKKDIQL